The stretch of DNA GTTATATAACGAattgtttatttaaaaaaaaaaaaaaaatgaagagcATGAGTATGATTCATGAGGTGGCTTTAAATAAATGGTCATCTCTAATTACACAATATAGAAaacagaaaataataaaaagaaaggatagcaaagaagataataatataaaagaagtaaatataaataatacaaatgaaaaattaattgataaaaaatataaattaatatatatatgttttggatatagtataaatacatttttatatttcttttttgtatttatatctgattttatattaaatcaatgtatatttaatatatcaaaaattacaaagaagaattattatgataGTTCAATTATTAATTCTATAAAACATTTTCTCATCCTTTTTTTGTGGTATAATTATCTTTCTGGTGGGTTTGATGGTGACcccttttttcattttttcaagAACCGCATGaagtttataaataaaagtaaaaaataaaaataaaatataaaagtgaCAATGAGTCAAGCAcgacatatatatgttatatatatatatatatatatatatatatatatatatatatatatatttacatatattcctattcatattcatattttttattttttttatttttttttttttatgaccTGATATAGTTGAGTGTGTTGTATCATTTGCTGGAAATATTGTGGGGACCATACTATATCTTACAACCTTTGATCTTTTGAATTTATCACAATATGAAGAAGAGAaaagaattaatattatgaattatattaaaGATGACAATACTTTAAAAGATAATTCTTTTCTTACATATATAGTATATCCTTATATTcctaataatttaaaagatatattatcgaacatgttaatatttatatttccatataataattcagataataaatatgatcaaaaaatattttttaataataaagatatatattcctCAATTATAATGGATACatttataaatgaatttatatcttcttttttaaattatatattattatatatatatatatttacaaaaaataatttatcacaatctttaaatattaatttaatattaacacaaataatttctttatgTTCAatcaaatataaacatattatatgtggACCATTTATGAGTTTAACTTGGATAATTCATGatgtatatcaaaaaaaatatcctttatatttttctattattttaatacttTCACATTATTATGGATATAAACTAGCAACACTTATACTTAAAATACCTACTATATCATTGACAGAAGCCAAAAGATATTTTCATAACATTAATTATGAAtacttaaataaatatacaaataaaaatggaCATGTTAATATGGAATCTATACCTGATCATCTTATAAACATTAGTCTCTTTTCAAACACATATCTTTTAAAACTTgcaaatttttatttcacaACATTTATGTTTAAAATACATACAAACAAAATTATCAAAAAGGAATGAGATTCTAAgaaaccttttttttttttttttttttttttttttttttattcaaatgGGGGATGGGGATCTGTGTGTGAAGGCCACCACAAAATGGAGAGAAgctttaaaataaaagtaaataaaagtaaataaaagtaaatataaataaatataaataaatataaataaaaagataagatattattatataaatatatatatatctactTTAATATTGTCACCCAAAtcacttttcttttttttttttctttttttatttacatatttttttattttttattttttattttttattttttatttttttttattttttttttttttttttggaacagtctttaaaaaaatggcCCTTTTTTCCTTGTTATTAAATGCATAAgataagataaaaaaataaatttttaatacatcacatgataaaaatgtatacatataaaatatatatatatatatatttatatttatttatttttccttttcaatCACTATTAATATTGATTATAAATGCAtaacataataattaaacatctacataatattatatatatatataatactatctcttatatatttataaaaacatatattattttttattattatacctTTGAATTtatagaaattaaaaaaaaaaaaaaaaaccgaAATAAATTagcattataatatatatatttactatgataattataataaatatatatataatatataaatatatatatagttaaatacaattatataatatatatataaactttttaatatagcatatattattaattttatatactatacatatataataaactattcatatatatatataatatattttaatatcttgatttttatttatattaacgTGTGCGTATCAAGTGACtggattaaaaaaaaaataaaataacaggAAGAAGAATGaaagtataaataatttaaatcttatatgtaatatatatatatatatatattattatatttgtatgtagTTATAATGaagtatattaaataatatattatatatatatatatatttatttatatatacaaataaaatatatattatgttattatgtatattacatatttatatatatatatatatatttttcctttttttataccCTATAATTTGATACATTTTTAAaagcatttttttttttttttttaatactatatttatatatctatataaaaaaaaaagaaaaaaaaaattttaagaattataatatatatatataaatatacatatatataatattatatatatatatatacattttatatatataataatacatatattatatatatatatataatatatatatgttttatatatatgattttttttaatatattttttttttacattctCATTTTATGATACCTTTTTCATTGAAACATTAGaacagaaaaagaaaaaaaaagaagaaaaaaagatataattccaatatatatatatatataataatatatatatgattcattatatatatatatacatatatatcataataataatcatttgttataaaagaataatttttttttttttttcttttttttttttttttttttttttttgagaatttatatatataaaattttttttatgtattaattttGTATATGAAATTCTAATATAGTTATAATTTATgcattctattttttttttttttttttttgtttttttaaaaaaatgaaaaataaaaataagtatGATTATTtactaaaattattattagtgGGTGATTCCAGCGTAGGTAAGGATCATAACAAAAAGGAGAAAGAGAAAGTGAAAagatatattgaaaaaaatttggttttaaagatatataaaaatatgacattataatataaagaccattatatttattattttattttttttttttattattttttttttttttttgtgcttAGGGAAGAGTAGTATATTATGTAGATACTCTGATAACCAATTTGAAGAGAAAGTTTTATCCACAATAGGTAACAggcaaaaaataaaaatataaaaatataaaaatatatatatatatatatatatatatatataatattatatttgatattatatttatgtgtccatatatatatatatatatatatatatttttaacatatCTGTAGGTATTGATTTTaaagtaaaatatttaaaaatcgataataaaacaataaaagTAGGAATATGGGATACAGCAGGTCAAGAAAGATTTCGAACTTTGACTTCTGCTTATTATAGAAATGCCCACGCAATTATTCTTGTATAGTAAGtggaaacaaaaaaaaaaaaaataaataaatatataaagtgttacatatatatatatattatatatatatatattatgtgcacatattattatatatttatatttattcatttgtttaacatttcatatttttggtcatttattttttatttttttttttgttcccACTCATTTTAGCGATTGTACTGTTAGAGAATCCTTTGAAAACCTAGACGTTTGGATTAACGAGATAGATAAATAttctacaaataaaaatgcaATAAAAATGCTTGTTGCCAATAAAATTGATAAACCTAATCATGAAGTTACTAAAGATGAAGGAAAAAATTTCGcttttgaaaataatatgctCTTTTGTGAGACCAGTgcaaaaaatgatattaatataacTTACTGTTTTGAAGAATTAATACaacaaattttaaataatccaTCCTTATTAGAGTTAAGTATTGTAACtaaaaatttaaaacttGGAAAGAAAGAGGAAAGCCGATCAAACTGTGCTTGTTAATTTTTAACGGGTGTTATGTGCacccatatatataatacggacatgtgttatatatatatatataaatatattatattttgtatataccTTATTtatgtgataatatatatatatatatatatatgtcatcatatttgtatatatatatatatatttcccgcacatatatattatatatatatgtacattttttatccttttaagaataaatttatttaattatttatttattaattattattttttttcttttttttttttttttttttttttttttttgcccATATTATGTGtccatatatattgtatgctataataatcaaatacttataaattttaatatatattttatatatttatatatatacatacatacatttattatatatattatataatagtgttattatttttctttgcATGAAATTTATAAAGATTCCTATTTTAATCATTTTATGTGTTCATTTTctgttatttatttattttgtcttttttattcttatatttatgggtatataataaatattatattatatgtatgtggatatatatatatatatatatatatatatatatctatatttatttgtatatgaaaaaatatatgttaatatactGATTAtcctgtttttttttttttttttttttttttttatacctatgatataaatattatattatattatatatatataatatatttatatttttatttattttattaatattttaatctctaatgaaaaaaaaaaagtacattTTCTCTTtcatgtgtatatatatatatatatataaatattaattttttatatatatgtgtatatctattttataatgtaataattttttttgtaaatttcaatatatattttaacagattttatttttctcacttttaatttcattatatttaattcttcatttatttttttgaatgttaaaataaatatattttatatatttatacattttggctttttatgatatattatatatatataaaagaacaattttaaaaagtaaaaaatgtta from Plasmodium sp. gorilla clade G2 genome assembly, chromosome: 8 encodes:
- a CDS encoding ras-related protein Rab-18, putative, with amino-acid sequence MKNKNKYDYLLKLLLVGDSSVGKSSILCRYSDNQFEEKVLSTIGIDFKVKYLKIDNKTIKVGIWDTAGQERFRTLTSAYYRNAHAIILVYDCTVRESFENLDVWINEIDKYSTNKNAIKMLVANKIDKPNHEVTKDEGKNFAFENNMLFCETSAKNDINITYCFEELIQQILNNPSLLELSIVTKNLKLGKKEESRSNCAC